The stretch of DNA ATGATGTGCATACGACTAGTCGCGATTTGCCGGACTTGAGGTTGTCTTCTGTCTCTTCACGTACTTGTTGTGACAAAGAGCCATGGTGTAATTCAACTGAGACGGGGGATTTTTCACGCAAAACTGATGCTAAAAATTCCGCTTCGCCACGCGTGTTTGTAAAAAGCAACACGGGAGAATCTAGATTCAGTTTGGCAAGATATTCTACTATAAAATCAGCCACATCGCTAATGGTTCCATTTACGTGCTTGATCTCTACATCATATTTTCGAATGGTGTTGTCACGGATTATTTGGTATTTCCTTTTGGTTCCAACTAGGAATTTCGCCGCATCATCAGTATTGCCAACTGTTGCGGAAAGGCCTATCCTTGTGATTGGATGATTTGTGTTTATTTGCAGTCTCTCAAGACTAAGCGACAGCTGAGATCCCCTTTCATTGGATAGCAAATCATGGATTTCATCAATTATGACCCATTCCAGCTCTGATAGTGCATTTAGCATTTTTTCCTGCGTCAGTAAAATCACCAATGTTTCTGGTGTAGTAATCAGAATGTCTGGAGGCAGAGCAGTTATTCTTTTTCTGGCTGCCTGTGATGTGTCACCATGGCGAATCTCTATTGACAGGTTTTCTGATTCTGCATACCTGATTATTCTTTTGAATACATCTCGATTTAATGCCCTAAGCGGAGTAATGTATAATGCCTTTATCTTGCCTGTCTGCCTACTTGATGATACAAACGAAAATACTGGGATCACGGAACACTCGGTTTTTCCAGAACCCGTTGGCGCTATGATTAATGAGTCTTTTTTCTGAATGATTAGTGGTACTGCCTTTTTTTGGATCTCCGTTAGATGCGTAAAACCTAGGCTATGGAATTTGTCTAAAACAGAGTCAAGTAGTTTGTTGTGTGTTTTTTCTTGACTTTGCTCGCTCATACACCATTATTCCGACAACTCCAATTGCAAACAGCACCACAGAAATTATAGGTATGGAGTCGAAAATTCCTGCCATGGTTTGTAGATATATGCCAGAGTTAAATAGCTTAAGGCAGATCAGACAAGCCTTGTTTTGTTATTGTATATAGAAAATGATTTTTTTTCATCGGGTTAATTACTTGGCCTTCATAGTTTGCTTGCTTTCTAGCAAGCTTGATCTTGATGTGCGTGTATAATGATATAATGGAATCCATGTTTTCTTGTTCAAGTTCGTCAACTTTGCGCATCATGTTTGTAATTACAATTGGAATTTTTGTTTGCGATGTAATTTGAGATAGTTTTTTCATGTATGTGGAAAATTGTATTGTCTTTTCGAGAATTTGTTCCTCTTTTGGATATTCAAACGAGAACAGATCAGTAACATTGTCAATTATTATTAGGGAAAAATCAGATTCCTGAATTTTATCAAGACTGTTTTGTTGTTCCATTACATTTGTTATTCTTCCAACAGTAATTTTATCAAGAAAGTCTGCGTTCATTTCTTTGCATTTTGCCATTTCCACTAATCGTTCGGGCCGAAAGTTTCCCGTTGTGTCTTGATAGAAGACTTTGTTGTTCTCAGACATAGAGTTTAAGATAATTTGTAGTGCAAGCTGGGTTTTGCCTGTTCCACTTGCACCAAAAATATCAGTAATTGTCGAGCTTTTCAATCCGCCACCAAGAATTTGATCCAATTTTTCAAGTCCGGTTCTGATCATGCCAATAAAATCTACAAAAATACAAAAAATAAACGAATCCAGCATTTTTGCTATAAAATAGGCAAGGCTTTTATTCTGGTTACCAAGCTAGCAACTCAAGAGAACAACCATTGTCACAAGTAAGCGCAAAAAGACCTTTAACAACACTACAAAAAAGCACTAAAAAGAAAGTCACCGTACGACTAAAGAACGAAGTAGAGTACAAAGGCAAAATGGACAATGTCGATTCATACATGAACCTGATTATGACTGATGCTGAAGAACTACACGACGGCAAAATTGTTGCAAATTACGGCAGAGTCATAGTTAGAGGAAATAACGTACTATTCATCAAACTAGAAAACGACCTGTAGGTAATCTCAATGGCACGAAGTTTCCTTTTTACTTCTGAATCAGTAACAGAAGGACATCCTGACAAGATTTGTGATAAGGTTTCAGATGCACTGCTTGACGAGTTTTTGCGACAGGATCCAAACTCACGAGTCGCAGTAGAAACAATGACTACAACAGGAATTGTAGTAGTTGCAGGCGAGGTAACAACCAAAGCAAAATTCGATATTCAAGATGTGGTCAGAAGAACAATTAAAGAAATTGGATACGACAAACCGGAATATGGTTTTGATGCAGACACATGTAGCGTCATGGTTTCAATCCATGCACAAAGCCCAGATATTTCACAAGGA from Candidatus Nitrosotenuis aquarius encodes:
- a CDS encoding ATPase domain-containing protein; the protein is MLDSFIFCIFVDFIGMIRTGLEKLDQILGGGLKSSTITDIFGASGTGKTQLALQIILNSMSENNKVFYQDTTGNFRPERLVEMAKCKEMNADFLDKITVGRITNVMEQQNSLDKIQESDFSLIIIDNVTDLFSFEYPKEEQILEKTIQFSTYMKKLSQITSQTKIPIVITNMMRKVDELEQENMDSIISLYTHIKIKLARKQANYEGQVINPMKKNHFLYTITKQGLSDLP
- a CDS encoding U6 snRNA-associated Sm-like protein LSm6; the encoded protein is MSQVSAKRPLTTLQKSTKKKVTVRLKNEVEYKGKMDNVDSYMNLIMTDAEELHDGKIVANYGRVIVRGNNVLFIKLENDL